One window from the genome of Lentibacillus daqui encodes:
- a CDS encoding YhfC family intramembrane metalloprotease, which yields MGTLSIVFMVISGVLAIGVPVFCAIYFIRKYRISWKPILIGLLVFIVFSQILEKLLHQYVFGVNPYTQEWLTNPYLYALYGCLAAGIFEEVGRYIGFRYFLKNYRDWKDGIAYGIGHGGVEAFFIGGLASISLIINAYMVNSGTLDTLIQTNSGSVAEGLQAGKEQLVNTPAYVYLFTGLERIFAFTHHLGFSLLVLYGVKSQKMKYLLYAILAHAAVDFVATLYQKIHFNIFIVESFNCIVAILAVVFIVKSRSLFTNREI from the coding sequence GTGGGTACTTTATCCATTGTATTTATGGTGATCAGCGGGGTTTTGGCAATTGGGGTACCAGTGTTTTGTGCAATTTATTTTATAAGAAAATACCGGATTTCCTGGAAGCCGATTCTGATCGGGCTGCTCGTTTTTATTGTGTTTTCGCAAATCCTGGAGAAATTACTGCATCAATATGTGTTCGGGGTTAATCCATACACACAGGAGTGGTTAACAAATCCCTACCTTTACGCTCTTTACGGCTGTTTGGCTGCGGGGATATTTGAGGAAGTGGGACGATACATTGGATTTCGTTACTTTTTGAAAAATTATCGAGACTGGAAAGATGGGATTGCTTATGGGATTGGACATGGTGGTGTTGAAGCGTTTTTCATCGGAGGATTGGCAAGTATTTCATTAATCATCAATGCCTATATGGTCAATTCAGGAACCTTAGATACACTCATCCAGACAAACAGCGGGAGTGTTGCTGAAGGCTTGCAGGCTGGAAAAGAACAATTGGTAAACACACCTGCTTATGTGTATTTATTTACTGGCTTGGAAAGAATATTCGCCTTTACGCATCACTTAGGGTTTTCATTATTGGTTCTCTATGGAGTGAAAAGCCAGAAAATGAAATATCTGCTATACGCGATTTTAGCTCATGCTGCGGTTGACTTTGTTGCAACTTTATATCAAAAAATCCATTTTAACATTTTCATAGTAGAGAGTTTCAACTGTATTGTTGCAATTTTGGCCGTTGTTTTCATAGTAAAATCAAGGTCCTTGTTTACAAATAGAGAGATTTAA
- a CDS encoding DUF3784 domain-containing protein, whose product MDSLIGIIIGACFVWIGYVVRSKKTFFFFAGFWEPVNREKLARRIGVLFIVTGIIAIITSFLVIWFSSIGAVSGILVFILIIMILISIILDQVGY is encoded by the coding sequence ATGGATTCACTGATTGGTATCATTATTGGTGCATGTTTCGTATGGATTGGATACGTTGTCCGGTCTAAAAAAACATTTTTCTTTTTTGCTGGTTTTTGGGAACCAGTGAATAGAGAGAAGCTAGCACGCAGAATAGGGGTTCTATTCATTGTCACTGGTATTATCGCTATTATAACATCATTCTTAGTCATTTGGTTTAGCTCCATTGGTGCAGTATCTGGAATTCTGGTGTTTATATTAATCATTATGATTCTCATATCGATCATTTTGGACCAGGTGGGTTATTAA
- a CDS encoding YwgA family protein, translating to MLTDHAKLMHFFSIAKEVPGRKKLQKMIYILQKNHVPFAEKFQFHFYGPYSEELSLRVEELTNLGFVSEEKEEKSNYYQYNYQITKDGQEFLRQFSLDMPDFADKVAELKTKSSRFLELVATMLYFDDLPRKQVVEKVYMVKPKQNYSEQEIKEAWVLIDSLKENPPA from the coding sequence ATGTTAACTGATCATGCCAAATTAATGCACTTCTTTTCTATTGCAAAAGAGGTACCAGGCCGCAAAAAGTTGCAGAAAATGATTTATATTTTACAAAAAAACCATGTACCGTTTGCAGAAAAGTTTCAGTTTCATTTTTATGGACCGTATTCAGAGGAACTGTCTCTGAGAGTAGAAGAGCTGACAAACTTGGGATTTGTTTCAGAAGAGAAAGAGGAAAAAAGTAATTATTATCAATACAATTATCAAATCACAAAGGATGGTCAGGAATTCCTGCGTCAGTTTTCCCTGGACATGCCTGATTTTGCTGATAAGGTAGCAGAATTGAAAACAAAAAGTTCCCGGTTTTTGGAACTTGTCGCAACGATGCTTTATTTTGATGATTTACCGAGAAAACAAGTGGTAGAGAAGGTCTACATGGTTAAACCCAAACAAAATTATTCGGAACAGGAAATTAAAGAAGCTTGGGTTTTGATCGATTCATTGAAAGAAAATCCGCCTGCATAA